CAGTTGAGCAGGTTATCAACTATCTTGCCGTGATCGTCCAGGCGCTTCAGTTCCTCGCTGTGGTAGTTTGGATCAAACAGGCTGAAGTACTTGATTATGTCCTGACCTGAAAAACTTGCCTTCTCTAAAATGGGGCGCATGAATTCACGGATTTCAGAATCTGAAAAGCCTCGATCCCGCAGCTCACTATAAACCCCGCTCTTGTAGTCCATTTCCGTGGCGGCAAGTTTTGTTGCAGCATCGCTGACAACTAGGGCTGCAATCCGCGCGTCTGAAGCGTCCCCAAACGCATGGAGATCAGGGATTACAACGATCAGCAGCACGGCAAGGAGCAGACAAAATGAGAGCTTTCGCATTTTGCAAGCATACTGAGCCTGCCATGCGGAAGCAAGCAGATGCAAAGAGGGCTGGGAGTTACCCCAGCCCTCTTCGTGTATCCATTATATTCGTTTCAGTCATATGCTTTAAATATTATTCTTTTATTAAATCTTTAATCTCTATGCTCAATAGATCAAATTTGTCTACCTCATATTTTAAAATATGCGTTATATCTTTGAGTACCAATGCAATTGAGTGTATTTGAATTTCATCGCTCACCAATTTATCTGACTCGTTCTCTGAGAATGACTGAATAAGCTGTAGACGGAGTAACATATCATAAATTGAGTCTGAAAATTCGTCTAATTTTCTACATACCGTAGCTGCTTCTTCAGATTTAACAGACTTGTACTTTTCGATATTTTCATGCACTCTAGTTTCAACCATAATAGCACCTCTATTGTGCTTTGCGGTTAGGCCCAGCAGGATTTCGTAGCTCCTTGCTGGGCCGTCTCTTATTCCTCGCCATTGTCCAGAGCCTGTGCTGCATTGCCAGTTGCAAGCCATGCTTTGACCGCATCAGGATCAATTCTCCAACTCCGCCCAACTTTTCTTGCGGGCAATCCGTCCTGAAGAGCCAGAAAGATGGTTTTACGATCAATGCGCAAAGCCTCCGCGCACTCTTCGACGGTCATACCTATGTGCGGCCAGTTTATTTTTTCAACCATAGCTCCACCAAAAACTTAAAAGGAATTTAATTGGAACTTATTCGGAACTAATAATTCCGTCAAGTCCGGTCCATACAAACAAAATGTCAATTTTGAGTATAGTCTAAATGGACAGCAAGCTTCCGCACAAAAAGTGTCAAAATAGGGTTGTAAAAATAATTTATTGACATAATCAAATTTGATTCTTAGATTCTAATTAGACACTTTATAGGAGAAAACCCCATGAGCAAGCAAATTGGATATGTTCGCGTCAGCAGCGTTGACCAGAACACGGGCCGCCAGCTTGAAGGCATTGCCCTGGATAAAGTCTTCACCGACAAAGCCAGCGGCAAAAGCAGACAGCGCCCTCAGCTAGAGGCTTGCTTGGAATACCTCCGTGACGGTGACACGCTCCACGTTCACAGCATTGACCGCTTTGCCCGCAATCTTCAGGATTTGCTTACGCTCATTTCGGATTTGACTAGCCGCGCCGTGACGGTGCAGTTCCACAAAGAAGGCTTGATCTTTACGGGGGAAGACAGCCCGTTCCAGCGTCTTCAGTTGCAGATCATCGGCAGCGTGGCTGAATTTGAACGGGCCATGATTCGGGAGCGCCAGCGCGAAGGCATCGCCATGGCAAAGAAGGAAGGAAAATACAAAGGCCGTAAGGCAGCACTAGATGCAGCCCAAATAGCCGAAGTCCGCGAACAAATTAACGCTGGGGCCAAGATTGCACAAGTTGCGCGTAACTTAGGAATTTCACGGCAAACGCTTTACACGTCCCTTGAACGTATGCTTTGATCTCTATTAAGCTTATCTAGGAGCTGACGGGAAAGATGTGGAAGATTGAACCAACCACAATCGAATCTGCTGCAAGCTCCATGCACAGCCAAGAAAGATAGCGGAAGAGCACAAGGCCTCTCCGAAATTATTAGATATCTCGTCAATAAACGGCACGAATCTAAAGGGGCGTTTATGAAAGCATGGGGAACCCACGTTTATCGCATTGGAAACGAGGAAAACCTAGACGTCCAAACCCCCGAAGAGAGCAAAAAAATTGAGCTCCAGAAAAAACAGATTGAACCGTGGCTAGCAGCTGTTTTTCAGAGTGAGCACCTTGCCCTCTTGCTTGGCAGTGGTTTCACAAAGGCAGTTGCATACCAGGCCGGAACCACAGCAGCTGACATGGCTTGTGACTACAGCGACTTCCCCTTGGCTGACAAACTAAAAGACGCGGCACAAAGTGCAGCCAAGACAATGGGGCGCGGTGAAGCAAACATTGAAGATCAGATCCGGGCTGCCAACGCTTTGGCTCAAGGGTTAAAAATCTTGGGCGATAAAAGCCACGTTGCGGTCACGTCCGCCCTTGACTCTTTGTTCAAAAAATTTCTGAACGGCATTTCCACGACTGAAAGAAATATAAAGACAGCAATAGAAAAGGACGTGGCATCAGAGCCGGTCACAACCTCCCCCGGTGGCGATAGGGCCGTGGAGAATGATGACTCGGAAAAACTCGATTCGCTTGTTATGCTTGTGTCCTTTCTGCTTAGCTTCTCTAGCCGAACAGCGACGAGGGAACGGCTCCATATTTTCACCACGAATTACGACAGACTGATCGAATATGGTGCAGACCTTGCTGGCCTTCACTTGCTTGATCGTTTTGTCGGATGTCTTGAACCGATTTTTAGATCTTCACGGTTGGACATTGATATGCACTACAATCCACCAGGTATACGCGGTGAACCTCGCTACCTGGAGGGTGTTGTTCGGCTTACCAAGCTGCACGGATCATTGGATTGGGTTTACCGAAAAGGCTTTGTAAGAAAAGTTGGGATACCGTTTGGCCCGCAAGAGGGCCACCCCGCTATTGACGACCAGCCAAATAGTTCTGTGATGATATACCCGAACGCAGCCAAGGACCGAGAAACCTCTGAATACCCCTACGTCGAGTTATTCCGAGATTATGCCGCTGCAGTCTGCCGCCCAAACTCAGTTCTTGTTACTTATGGCTATGGTTTTGGTGATGAACATATCAACCGCACCATAGCTGATATGTTGACGATTCCCTCAACGCATCTCGTTATTATTTCCTTCGGTGATGAAGGGGGGAGGATTAGTTCATTCTGTAAACAGGTTGGAAGAAAGGCCCAAATATCGCTATTAATCGGTCCGCACTTTGGCGATATGCCAACCTTGGTTGAAAACTACCTTCCCAAACCGGCAATCGATCGCATCACAATACGGCAGACTGATTTGCTTCGGAACCGAGGGTGGGAAACCACCTCCCATAGGGGCGGGGAGGAAGAGTCATGACCTCACCGATTTCCAAGATTTCTTCATTGACAATTGGGACTGTGGAGAATGTTGCTCCAGACGAAATTGGGGTATTGCTTGATATTGATTCCCCCAGAAATACAGCCCTTAACACTGGCGTCCCGACTCCTTTTCCAAGAATAAACAGCTTCGTTCTTTTGCCTAATGAATCTGGGGCGGTAGTTGGGATTGTTGTATGGCTTGGTGTGGAAAGGTCGGCCTATCCCAAACGACAGGGGCTTAAAGATTTTGGCCTGATCGACCTGCCTTTCCCACTCCGTAAAATGTCCGTGTGCCCAATTGGAACACTTTTTTCGAAAAAAAAGACATGGTACCTTGAAAGAGGTGTTCAGAGCTTTCCATCAGTTGGCGATCCAGTAATTCTGCCAACAAGGGATCAAACCATTGCCATCGTTACAGGGCAAGGCACGGACAACCGAGTTCCACTTGGGACCTGTCCTATTGCGCACGATGCACCAATCGCAGTTGACCCTGACAAGCTATTTGGTCGCCATCTTGCGGTCTTAGGCAACACCGGAAGCGGCAAGTCTTGCACCTTAGCGTCCTTAGTGCGGTCTGCGGTTGAATCGGCTCAAAAGTCCATTAAGCACCCCGAAACCCCAGCAGGAGCCGAAGAACGCCCAAAAGGACATGTCAATCCCAACACACGTTTTATTATCTTTGATCCTAATGGCGAGTACGCAACATGCTTCCAGGATTTGGGATCTGGCTGCCGAGTATTTCAGATTCCGCCAATTACTAACACCAAAGCTGAAGGCTTCACGTTACCGGCTTGGATGTGGAATAGTTCAGAATGGGCAGCAGTTGCTCAAGCGGCCCCAAGAGTTCAAAAACCTATCCTGCAGACAGCGTTACGAGATCTAAGGTCTGGAAGTTGCGGTTCCCTGGATTTGAGGACCAAAATCTGGGGACGCTGTCGCATGGTGTTGGTGTTTTTATCGCAGTTCGAGGGGAAAGGAACTATCGGGTGGCCACATACGAATAACTGTGGCTCTCAGCTAAGCGCATTTCGCGACGATATTCAAAGCTATAAAGCACAACTCAAAGATGATGATCCTTTATTACAACCGCTGATAGGACTGGAGACACAGCTCAATCATACCATTACTGCGAACCAGAAAAAAGACAGAACCTTTCATGATTTTTCAGATGAATCTTTGTCAGCAATTGTTAATCTAATCAGCAAAGTGTTGGCGCAATATCAAACAAAGATGCATCAATTTTGTTCGAATGAAGATTCACCAGTTATTTTTGATATAAATAGCCTTGCAGACTACTTGGAGATCGTAGCAAACCAGCAAGGAAATAATACGAACCAATTCATTGCGACGATGATCATGAGGATCAAAGCGATGCTTGGTGATATCCGAATGAAGGATGTTATCACGCCTGACAAGATTCCAAATCTTTCGGATTGGCTTAATTGCAATGTCGGCGCAGATTGTGGTTCAAACGGTCCAGTTGCCGTGATAGATCTATCCCTCGTACCGTACGAGATTCTCCATCTCGTTGTAGCAGTATCATCGCGGCTGATACTGGAGTCTTTACAACGATACAGAAAACTTAACAGTCAGAACCTGCCGACCGTACTAGTCCTGGAAGAAGCCCACACATTTGTGGCAAAATGCACTCCGCATGGCGATGACATTCCAAGCCCCGCAGATATGTGCCGAGGGATTTTTGAACGAATTGCACGGGAGGGGCGCAAGTTCGGATTAGGACTAGTACTGTCATCACAGCGACCATCTGAACTATCTGAAACGGTGCTGTCTCAGTGCAATTCTTTCCTTCTGCACCGAATTACAAATGATCGAGATCAAGATTTAATTTCACGCTTGGTGCCAGATAGTGCACGCGGGCTGCTTCGTGAACTGCCGAGTCTGCCGACACGTCACTGTATTCTTCTCGGCATCGCTTCAAAAGTACCAGTACTTGTCGAGGTGAAAAGGATGGAAGACGGACAGCGTCCTGAATCCGACGACCCGGACTTCTGGAAGGTTTGGACCAACGAAGCACCTCGACCAATCGATTGGGCAAAAATCACAAAAGATTGGATCGGATCGAGCAATGATGCAGTGCCTCCGCAAGAGGCGAAATAGGCCACCAAGGACGACATCCCGTGACGGGGGGAGGATATATGCCTGATTTGGCACTAAACGTTACCACAGGCCAAGTGCTTGATGCGCGAGAGCTTGCGGCAACCCAAAATGGTATTGATGATGATTGGATTTGCCCAGATTCCAACTGTGCCGTGCGCATGGTTCCGGCTGCATGTCGAAACGCTAAATACAGGGTAAGCCCATATTTCCGTGCACTAGAGCCACATATGATTGGTTGCAAAGCAGATGGCTTACGCAGCATTGTCAAAGAAGGACGATTGCATCCAATTCAAACGAAAATGACCTTTCCAGAGGTATTGCCAACCGTACTGTATTTAGCAGCACAACGCCCTCAGCGGCCTACAGCAGAGCAACAAGCTGATGGAGGTTGCATCGACACCTATCGTGGTCAGGGGGCGGAAGCCTCCAATGCTAGCCGCCATCATGCGACAGCCTCCACACTTAGGAGAATTGCCGAAGCTTTTTGCGCCTATCCACTTGATCGTGATCTTCCATTACGTATCCCCGGGTGTGTTGGAACTACGTATCGTACTTGTTTTAAACGAGTTGGTAACACCCAAGGCTTTGTCGATGATCCGAAAAAAGTGCTATATGCACCCATCAGATTTGCTAAAAAGACGATATGCGAAGAGGTATTAACTGTTGAATTGAACCAAGTCGTGTGGCCTAGTGAGCACAGAGATGATGTAAAGATTATACCTGAAGCCAACTATAAAGTTGAATTTAATATGGGAGAATGGAGTGAAGGATGTAGAAAGAGATTTTTATGTGAGGTCGACAAATTTATCAATATTCAAAGAGAAAATTACAGAGTAAAGTCTGACTGGGCAGTATTTTTATTCTTTCTTGGGACTCAGGATGAAAATAATAAGAACGTTTTCAGAGTTAATGATCACAGGCTTATTTATCTCATTGAACTAAATGATAAAGACTTCCCACACAAAAAAGGGAAAAGATAAATTTTATTTACTGTTGAATCACTAAGGGTTTGCATAGCGATTTTGTGTGCCCTAACTTTATCGCCCCCACAGGAGATTATTTTGCATAATAACATTTGGGGGTATCTTTGGGGGTATTAACAATATTTATATTTTATTTATTTAATTAAAACAAAATATTATTTATAATTATACAGTCTCCCCTTCGCACCATAAGAAGATAAGGGATTACAACAGCTTGTTGTAATCCCTTTTTCGTTTACCCACGGCTTGAAACGCGCCTTTCCGGCCTTTTGACCCCCCAAATCAGACCTCCCTCCAACGAGGGTCACAAATGGGGTCACAAGCGAGTCGATTTATGGCACAGGCATCTTTCGTCCATCCTCTCCGTTCCGGCAAAGCTCCCAGCTTCCTTTACCTAAAGAATGGAATTTTCTACTATCGCTACAGGTTCCCTGGTTGGCTGATAGCCCACATGGGGCACACAGAAATTCGCGTCAGCCTGCGCGCTGGCCGTCGGCCACAAGCCCTGCTGCTACTCCAACAGGTACTGGATGGGGTTCTCAATGAACCCCCAAAAGCCTGGTGACGCCGAATGAAATTCGCAGGCGTTTGAATGGCTACCTCCGATTCATGCTGGACAATGACGCGGCATCTGTCACTCACTAAGAGATACGTAACGTTCGCGACACCCTACGCAAATTGCCGCCATCAAGAAAGAAAAGTCCAATTTCCGCGACAAAAGCATTGCAGAGCTTCTTGCAATGCCCCACGCTGAAACCATTTTCGTAAGACCGTAAACATAATTGTTCAAGCCATCTTAGGCATGTATGAATGGGCAATTCGTGAGCAGTTGCTGGTCATCAACCCTGCAAGAGGGTGGTACCGATATCCGACCTTGCTGGGCATAATTTTTCGTTAGGCAAGCTAACCTTGGCAAGCGCCAAAGGAACAGAACCGGGATCCCAACGGAAAGCTCTAATTGAAAGCGGTATAATACCATGCAATTGCTCTAGTCTCGTGAGTTTATCCGTTCATTGCACAATTGGGAGTGCCCGGTTTAGTGGCGGGCAGACTGATAAGAGCACACGGACAAAATTTCCACCCTGAAACCCAATTGGAGTTGGGGAAGCTGACGGGTTTGAGATTGCCTGCGACAACGGTGCGCGGGTGCGCGTCATTTTTTGCCCTGTATAGTCGATAACTCCTACCAGTTTTGACTAATTGGTTAATCTGGGCTGCAAGGTCCGATATCTACTTGGAGGCAAATCTACCAGATGGCGTTTTTTCTTCAAACCGCCACAGCCCGCTGTTACCTCTCAACTTTCCCTGTCTCAAGAGGCAACGTCGGGTCTGCGGCCCATTCGAACAATGACGCGTCGTAAACAGTTATGTTATCAGCACCCAGCAGGTGTAATGCAAAGGCAACGCTACAGGCGGCCAGCCCTCCTCCACAATATGAAATAGTAGGCCTTAACACGCTCAACCCCGCCTCCGAGAATATTTTCCTGAGGGCCACTGCGGGCAGAAAAGCCATGGTCTTTGAATCCACCAACGCTTTTGCGGGAACATTAATGCTGCCAGGAATATGCCCTGGTCTTGCATACCGTTGTAACGATCCGTCAAATATCTCCGGGGCCAACGCGTCGATAAGCAGGGCCCGGTTGGTTTGCAAGTTTTTCAGTACCGCCTGTTTGTCAACAAAAACTGTAGGAGCTGGTCGCAGGGGGAATTCGGCCTTGCACCAACCGGGCTGCTCCCGTGTGACCCGGCGGTGCTCCATGCTCCATTTCCGCCAACCACCGTTAAGAACCACAGCGTCGTTAAAGCCGTTGGCATGGAGCATCCACCACAGTCTGGCGGCACAAATGTTGTCCGTGTCATCGTAAAGAACGGCTGTTGTTCCACGGCCCAATCCCAATCCCCCCATCACCTGAGAAAACCGTTCTGGCGTTGGCATCATCAGGGGCAGGTCGCTATCCGGATCCGAGAGTTCCTCCAGCAAATCCACGTAGGCGCTTCCAGGAATATGCCCGTTCTGCCAGTTGCTTATTCCTGTTCCCGGTTCAGCGTGAAAGTATGCGCTGCAATCGAAAATTCTTAACGTCGGATTATCAATGTTCACTTCAAGCCAGTCTGTTTCGATAAGACTGCCCGATCTGGGATAGCCACCGACGTTTGAGCTGCCAACCGTTATTTGCGAGCACATTTTATGCATCGCTTGCCTCACATGTGGCTGATTGTTTATTACCCGGCCATTTCACTAGCCGAACTGATTAATTAAATGTATTTCACATCTATGAAATCGTTTCCAATGATAATTTTCTATTACAACAATCGGCCTGAATGAAGAGTATAAAATGGAACTGCGCGACTTGCGAACATTCGTCACCCTTGCGTCACTGCTCAATTTTAACCAAACGGGAAAGGTCCTGAATGCAGCGCAATCCACTGTATCCATGCGTATTAAGGCGCTTGAAGACGAACTTGATGTTCGCCTGTTTGAGCGGCTGGGGCGCAAGGTTGTTTTGACGGAATCTGGACTCAAGCTGTTACAGTACGCCAGAAAAATGCTCGAAATAGAGGAGGAAGCCAGGGCTTCTGTCAGTGACAATGCCGCATCGGGCAACGTGACCATAAAGGTTCCGGAATCTCTGGAATGTCACCGGATGCCCGGCGTTCTGCTTGCGTTTCGGCGCAAGATCCCAACAGGCAGAGTTCGCATTCTTCCTTGTATCGCGGGTAACGTGGCCGAAGATTTGCGCCGGGGGGTGACGGATTTGGCCTTTGTGTTTGCCTACGAGCCGTCCGCACGGGATATTAATGCGGCATTCTTGGGCACGGATGAGCTGGTGGCCGTGGCTGCACCGGAGCACCCCTTGGCGGGCATGAAGATGGTAGGACCGGCAGACATCCTGAAGCATAGCCTCCTGCTGGCGGCTTCGGATTGCAGCTATCGCCGGACATTTGAAATTTTTTTGTCGGAAACAGCCAACCTGCCCCAACCCTCAGTGGAATGTGACTGCGTCGCCGCAGCCATCAGTATGGTTCGAGCTGGCCTTGGCTTGACCATACTTCCAGAAATGGCTGTGCGTGACCACATCGCAGCGGGTGCGTTGCGGCGGCTGCCGTTGATTGGCGGACCTTTTGAAACTGGCGTATTTATGTTGTGGCACAAAGATAAATGGCTTTCCCCATGCTTGCGGGATTTTATGGCCGTGTGCCGCGACCACCTGATGCGGGAGTAGATCAAGTCCCTGTAGCAAAGCCGCAAAGACTGTTGAGGATGTACTCCATGCTCAAAAAACCATGCATCCACGGCCTTGCCGCTAAATTCTGGACCGTTATCAACATTGATACGTTGCGGTAGCCTTCCTTGAAGGCATAGTTTTTCAAGAACGCGCACAACTCGAACTCCAGGCAACGACATATCCACTTCGAGCGCCGGACTTGAACGATCCCACAGATCAGCAATTGTCAAAATCCGGATGCGTCGCCCACCCATAAAGGAGTCGCTTACAAAATCCATCGCCATCGTTCATCTGGGCCATCGGGGCCAGCCTGGACAATACGGGCATGGCTTGGACGCTTCACTCGCTTGCGGGTACGCAACGAAAGGTTTTCTTCCTGGTAAATCCTTTCTGCCCACTTGTGGTTCTGCACCAACCCTTCCCGGCGCAATAACTCATGCAGGCGCGGAGAACCGAAACGCCGCCGGTCATTTGCCAGTTTCAGCATCCGAGTCCGCAAAAGAAGATCACGGTCCTCAGATGGTGGCCGCCTAGCTGAAAAGCGATTAAACTGAATCACTCCGGCAAGCCCGCCGCTCTGAGTAGCCATGCACCGCCTGAATGTGATGCACGGCTTCCCTGTTGGCTGCGGGCTTCAAAAGTTTTTTGAGATCACGTCCTTCAGGACGACGATATCAAGTGCCTGTTAGCCTACAAGTCGTTTCAGACGGGCGTTCTCTTCCTCCAACTGGCGCAACCGCTTGGCGTCAGAGATGTTCATTCCACCGAACTTGCTGCGCCATTTGTAAATGGTCGCATCCGAAATGCCATTCTGACGGCACAGATCGACAACGCGAACGCCAGCCTCGGCTTGCCGCAATATCCCAATAATCTGCTCTTCGGTGAATCTGCTACGTTTCATTCTTGTGCTCCTATGTCAGGAACACCAACTTTTCAATGGCATACCTTTCGGGGGGAGGGTCAAACTGCGGACGGGTTGCCTGTTCTTCCGCTTCCTGTTCTCTATTGATGCGACTTGTTCTGTACCAGCCAGAACCACCTCTGCTTCAGCGCCTACCTGCAAATAGCTCGGCTGGGCAAGACAGTATTTCCCTCTGAAGAATTTTCTGGAACGCACAAAATTTCTTGCGTGAAGTCATGGATGATGCTTGCTGGTGAGCCTCTTGCCCAAGATGGCAGCGATCTGGGCACGTATGGGGCGCTCCATTGATCTTTATATCATGCCCGCTCGGCTGTATGCAAAAACGTGATTTTTTGATCTGGCTTCTTCAAGCTGAAATTCTCGTGTTGGATCTGCCTTTGAACACGCTTCCAACTGATGATGTCAATTGTCACCCCAATTAACGGCCGAGACAAATTGATAATTTTTGAGGGAGATGAAGTAAATTTATGTGAGAATTACAGCACATTACGTGTGGGGAAAGAATATGGCAGTGTACCGTGCACTGTAATTGGAGGATGAGCTAGTGCAGGCGTATTGATCGGGAAGGGTCTGCTCTTCGTAAACGTAGTTACAATTCAGCGCAAATCCAACATGAGGCGTATTTGAGGAGGAAGCACTGAGGGAAACGCAACGAATCGCTTCCTTGAATTTTGGAATGAACGGAGCAAAACGACAAAGGGGCGCAGTGCGCCCCTTTGTCAGTATTCGTCAAACCAGCAAAGCTCTTACGCTTCGGCGGTTTCTTCAGCCTTGGGCTTGCGGGTACGCTTGGGCTTGGCAGGCGCTTCTTCAACAATGGCTTCCGTAGCGGGAGCAGCTTCAAGAGCGCGAGAAAGCTCAATAATGGCCATGGGGGCGTTGTCGCCCTTACGGGGCATGGCCAGCTTAAGGATACGGGTGTAACCGCCGGGAACACCGGCGAAAACAGGGCCGATCTCGTCAAAAAGGCGCTTAACCAAAGCGTGATCGTTCAACACACGGTAAGCCTGACGGCGGGCGTGCAGGTCGTTGCGCTTGGCAAGGGTGATCAGGGGTTCCACCACCCGGCGCAGCTCCTTGGCCTTAATTTCCGTGGTGCGGATTTTGCCGTGGATCAGCAGGGCCTTAGCGAGATTTTGCAACAGGGCCTTACGGTGCGCAGGCGTACGCGAGAGTTTCCTGCCGGAATTGCTATGCCTCATTTTGCTGCTTCCTTTTCCATTCCTGATATTTCTTGTCGAAGGAATCGACCTTCATGCCGAAGTCAAGGCCCATGTCCAAAAGAACACCCTTGATTTCATCCAACGACTTGCGACCAAAATTCTTGGTCTTGAGCATCTCGCCTTCCGAACGCTGCACCAGCTCGCCCACCAGGGCAATGTTGGCGCCGCGCAGGCAGTTGGTGGCGCGCACCGACAATTCAAGATCGTCAATGCTTTTGTACAGATGCTCATTGATTTCGCCGCTCTCGCCGCTGCCGTGCCGCATGTCGCCAGACACGCGCTCATCAAAGTTGATGAACACTGAAATCTGGTCCTTGATGATCTTGGCACTGTAGGCAATGGCATCCTCGGGTGTGAGGGAGCCGTCGGTCCATACTTCCAGCAACAGGCGGTCGTAGTTGGTCATCTGACCAACGCGAGCCTGTTCCACGGTGTAGGCCACCTTGCGCACAGGGGAGAAACTGGAATCCAGCTTGATAACGCCGATTTCCTCGTTCAGTCCCTCGTGCATATCCGCAGGCACATAGCCCTTGCCCATGCGAGCCTCAAATTCCATCTCTAGCACGACATCCTCAGTGAGGGTGGCAATATGCTGATCAGGGTTGAGCACTTCAACATGCTGGTTGCCCGTAATGTTCCCGGCGGTCACCGGGCCTTTCTGGTCAACACGCAGGGTAATGCGCTGCGGTTCATCTGTGTCCATGCGCAGGCGAACCTGCTTGATATTCAGAATGACATCCGTGATGTCTTCAAGAACACCATGCACCGTGGTGAATTCATGCTGCACACCGATGATTTTCACCGACACGAAGGCCGCACCCTGGAGGGACGACAAAAGAACCCGGCGCATTGCATTGCCGATGGTGGTGCCGTAGCCCCGTTCCAGCGGTTCGCAAATGAATTTGCCGTGCGTGATGCTGGCGGTTTCTTCTTCGCGCATGATCTGATCGGGCTTTACAAGCTCTGACCAGTTGCGTGCATTTATAAGGCGTTCGCCCTGTTTTATAAGCATGCGAACCCCCGCTTATTTCGAGTAAAGTTCGACAATCAGCTGCTCGTTGACGGGGAACTGGATATCGTCACGCTGCGGCAGCGCCTTGACAGAGCCTTTGAAAGCTGCACCGTCGGCTTCAAGCCAGGCGGGGCAACCACGACGAGCAATGACTTCCTGAGCTTCTGCAAGCACGGGAATCTTGCGATTCTTTTCGGGCACTTCAATGCTGTCACCCACGCGAACCTGCAAGGAAGGAATGTTCACCTTGCGGCCGTTGAGGGTGAAAATGCCGTGCCGCACGAGCTGACGAGCCTGGTTGCGCGAGTTGGCAAAACCAAGGCGGTACACCACGTTGTCGAGGCGGCGTTCAAGAATAACGAGCAGGTTGGTACCAGTGACGCCCTTCTGCATTTCGGCCTTCTCGAAGTAGCCATGGAACTGGCGTTCGAGAATGCCGTAAGCGCGGCGGGTCTTCTGCTTCTCACGCAGCTGCACTGCGTATTCGCTGACCTTCTTGCGCGCGCGGCCATGCTGGCCGGGGGCATAA
The Desulfovibrio sp. genome window above contains:
- the rplQ gene encoding 50S ribosomal protein L17, giving the protein MRHSNSGRKLSRTPAHRKALLQNLAKALLIHGKIRTTEIKAKELRRVVEPLITLAKRNDLHARRQAYRVLNDHALVKRLFDEIGPVFAGVPGGYTRILKLAMPRKGDNAPMAIIELSRALEAAPATEAIVEEAPAKPKRTRKPKAEETAEA
- the rpsD gene encoding 30S ribosomal protein S4, translating into MAKYTEAKCRMCRREGCKLFLKGDRCFTDKCAYDRRPYAPGQHGRARKKVSEYAVQLREKQKTRRAYGILERQFHGYFEKAEMQKGVTGTNLLVILERRLDNVVYRLGFANSRNQARQLVRHGIFTLNGRKVNIPSLQVRVGDSIEVPEKNRKIPVLAEAQEVIARRGCPAWLEADGAAFKGSVKALPQRDDIQFPVNEQLIVELYSK
- a CDS encoding DNA-directed RNA polymerase subunit alpha — protein: MLIKQGERLINARNWSELVKPDQIMREEETASITHGKFICEPLERGYGTTIGNAMRRVLLSSLQGAAFVSVKIIGVQHEFTTVHGVLEDITDVILNIKQVRLRMDTDEPQRITLRVDQKGPVTAGNITGNQHVEVLNPDQHIATLTEDVVLEMEFEARMGKGYVPADMHEGLNEEIGVIKLDSSFSPVRKVAYTVEQARVGQMTNYDRLLLEVWTDGSLTPEDAIAYSAKIIKDQISVFINFDERVSGDMRHGSGESGEINEHLYKSIDDLELSVRATNCLRGANIALVGELVQRSEGEMLKTKNFGRKSLDEIKGVLLDMGLDFGMKVDSFDKKYQEWKRKQQNEA